Proteins encoded in a region of the Acidimicrobiales bacterium genome:
- a CDS encoding prolyl oligopeptidase family serine peptidase has translation MSSSSSFPRRQAVTRRFTLGAPRNIRVADDGRRVLFLRSAGPVDPVNSLWEFDVASGSERLVVDATALGADDGDLPPEERARRERARESGGGIVAFDATDPLDVAVFAIGGQLARVDVPTGEVALLPAAEGVFDPRLSPDGATVAYVSGPELRAVVRGTDRSVIGERGDTVSWGSAEFVAGEEMGRTRGFWWSPDSRRVLVERVDVAPVGQWWIAAPVTPALVPTPVRYPAAGTANARVGLAIVDVEGDGRLDIDWASGGWEYLADAFWDDDGIWLTVQDRSQRVTAVLFVDPATATIEEQYRFDDPQWTELIPGTPTRHDGRLITVEDRGAARRLCVDGAAVTDDEMQVRRVIEATDEGVLVAASREPTSVDIALVSWTGEVEWQTERDGVHSMVAGGTTSVRVSRSMAFDRATATVVAGGAVVGRLHDLSETPEVTLRVRLVQLGERRLESALLLPADAADDARLPVLLDPYGGPHAQRVQQARSLFHASQWFADQGFAVLVTDGRGTPGRGPAFEREVRGDLAAPVLEDQIDALHAAAVLEPRLDLDRVAIRGWSFGGYLAALAVLRRPDVFHAAVAGAPVTDWRLYDTHYTERYLGHPDVEPENYVRSDLTPDVARVAPGALPPLMLIHGLADDNVVAAHTLRLSRALLEAGQPHTVLPLSGVTHMTPQEEVAENLLLLQLSFLRAALS, from the coding sequence ATGAGTTCGTCGTCTTCCTTCCCGCGTCGCCAGGCCGTCACCCGGCGGTTCACCCTGGGCGCGCCGCGCAACATCCGCGTGGCCGACGACGGTCGCCGGGTGTTGTTCCTGCGTTCGGCCGGACCCGTCGACCCGGTGAATTCCCTGTGGGAGTTCGACGTCGCCTCGGGGTCGGAGCGGCTCGTGGTCGACGCCACCGCCCTCGGCGCCGATGATGGCGACCTGCCACCGGAGGAACGGGCCCGACGCGAACGGGCCCGCGAATCAGGCGGCGGCATCGTGGCCTTCGATGCCACCGACCCACTCGACGTCGCCGTCTTCGCGATCGGTGGCCAACTCGCGCGGGTGGACGTGCCCACGGGCGAGGTGGCGCTGCTGCCCGCAGCGGAAGGGGTGTTCGACCCCCGGCTGTCGCCCGATGGGGCAACCGTTGCCTATGTCAGTGGCCCGGAACTCCGCGCCGTGGTCCGCGGCACCGACCGATCGGTGATCGGCGAGCGCGGCGACACCGTGAGCTGGGGCTCGGCCGAGTTCGTGGCCGGCGAGGAGATGGGGCGCACCCGCGGTTTCTGGTGGAGCCCCGACAGCCGTCGCGTGCTGGTCGAGCGGGTCGACGTCGCGCCGGTGGGGCAATGGTGGATCGCCGCGCCGGTCACCCCTGCGCTGGTACCCACGCCGGTGCGCTACCCGGCGGCCGGTACGGCGAACGCTCGTGTCGGTCTGGCCATCGTGGATGTCGAGGGTGACGGCCGACTCGACATCGATTGGGCGAGCGGCGGCTGGGAGTACCTGGCCGACGCGTTCTGGGACGACGACGGCATCTGGCTGACGGTGCAGGATCGCAGCCAGCGGGTCACCGCAGTGCTGTTCGTCGACCCGGCGACGGCCACGATCGAGGAGCAGTATCGGTTCGACGACCCGCAGTGGACCGAGCTGATTCCCGGTACACCGACCCGCCACGATGGTCGACTGATCACGGTCGAGGACCGGGGTGCGGCTCGTCGCCTCTGTGTCGACGGTGCTGCGGTCACCGACGACGAGATGCAGGTGCGTCGGGTCATCGAGGCGACCGACGAGGGTGTGCTCGTCGCCGCGTCGCGCGAGCCCACCTCGGTCGACATCGCTCTGGTGTCGTGGACGGGAGAGGTCGAGTGGCAGACCGAACGGGACGGTGTGCACTCGATGGTCGCCGGTGGAACGACCTCGGTGCGGGTGAGTCGCAGCATGGCGTTCGACCGGGCGACGGCGACCGTGGTGGCCGGCGGTGCGGTGGTCGGTCGGCTGCACGACCTCTCGGAGACCCCGGAGGTCACCCTGCGCGTCCGCCTCGTCCAGCTCGGCGAACGGCGGCTGGAGAGCGCCCTGTTACTCCCGGCCGACGCGGCCGACGATGCCCGCCTGCCAGTGCTGCTCGATCCGTACGGGGGTCCGCATGCCCAACGGGTGCAGCAGGCCCGCTCGCTGTTCCACGCGTCCCAGTGGTTCGCCGACCAGGGTTTCGCCGTGCTCGTCACCGACGGCCGAGGCACCCCCGGCCGTGGGCCGGCCTTCGAGCGCGAGGTGCGCGGCGACCTGGCCGCGCCGGTGTTGGAGGACCAGATCGACGCCCTCCACGCCGCGGCCGTCCTGGAGCCCCGTCTCGACCTCGACCGGGTGGCGATCCGGGGCTGGTCGTTCGGCGGCTACCTCGCCGCGCTCGCGGTGCTCCGTCGACCCGATGTCTTCCATGCCGCCGTCGCCGGCGCCCCCGTCACCGACTGGCGGCTCTACGACACGCACTACACCGAGCGCTACCTCGGTCACCCCGATGTCGAACCCGAGAACTACGTGCGCAGCGATCTCACGCCCGACGTGGCCCGGGTGGCACCCGGCGCGCTGCCGCCGCTGATGCTGATCCACGGGTTGGCCGACGACAATGTCGTGGCCGCGCACACGCTGCGGTTGTCCCGGGCCCTGCTCGAGGCAGGACAACCCCACACCGTCCTGCCGCTGTCGGGTGTCACCCACATGACACCGCAGGAGGAGGTGGCCGAGAACCTGCTGCTGCTGCAGTTGTCGTTCCTGCGTGCTGCCCTGTCCTGA
- a CDS encoding TetR/AcrR family transcriptional regulator has protein sequence MNPTNTSSPRPALNATGIVEEAIALIRELGVDALSMRALAMRLGVTAPALYAHFTNRDALLRACAQVGYDELDTRFHKGEPASAMDMIWVSSRSYVTYAIEEPELFSLMFLYRPDAIEIAVDADIEHGGATTVFDSMLANLATAIDDGHLRPADPLRYGLALWAAVHGVATVAGLAPGIDTDALIEDVVGGLLAGWRA, from the coding sequence ATGAACCCGACCAACACCAGCAGTCCCCGCCCGGCCCTCAACGCAACGGGCATCGTCGAGGAAGCCATCGCGTTGATCCGCGAGCTCGGCGTCGACGCACTCTCGATGCGGGCGCTCGCCATGCGCCTCGGCGTCACGGCACCAGCGCTCTACGCGCACTTCACGAATCGGGACGCGCTGCTCCGAGCGTGCGCCCAGGTCGGCTACGACGAGCTCGACACCCGATTCCACAAGGGCGAGCCGGCCTCGGCGATGGACATGATCTGGGTTTCGAGCCGGAGCTATGTCACGTACGCGATCGAGGAACCCGAGCTCTTCTCGCTGATGTTCCTCTATCGCCCCGACGCGATCGAGATCGCGGTCGACGCCGACATCGAACACGGCGGGGCCACGACGGTCTTCGACTCGATGCTCGCCAACCTCGCCACTGCGATCGACGACGGCCACCTCCGACCGGCCGACCCTCTTCGCTACGGCCTCGCGCTCTGGGCCGCCGTCCACGGCGTCGCCACCGTCGCCGGTCTCGCCCCCGGAATCGACACCGACGCACTGATCGAAGACGTCGTCGGCGGCCTGCTCGCCGGCTGGCGGGCCTGA
- a CDS encoding ABC transporter permease, producing the protein MTTLFSNLLLGLGVGGVIAALAIGVVVTHRASNVVNFAHAAIGTYLALVYYEFRATGDIVQPLLLPFVPARFHLLDRPVVVSALIVTLVIAALVGLATYWLLFRPLRLSPPLARVVASLGLMTYLIGVMQVRFPTNGAVSNVLEGPLPNDLVTFGNVSINADRYLLAGGVVAAAIAISLMGKFTNFGLATRANAENETGAVLLGIHADRISALNWMLASVLAGAAMILAAPILNNLDPPTTSLLVVPALGAALLGRFSSIGIAAAAGIGIGMLMSEIQAAQSEWDALKGIGLQQGLPFIIVLIALTLRSDRTVGRGDLPSSRLPPAPSPRLTMPVTLAFVIAGVVGLFTLESDWRNAIILTSIASIMALSVVLLTGFVGQISLATFALAGTAGFTMVKVGSLWGLGFPWAPLLGTLAAVALGTLAGLPAIRIRGLTLAIASLAAAIAIEELLFKWNWLSGGLGGAQVDPPRLPGIDLQISAPGALFPRKEFGFLALGLLLFAMYVVVNLRRSPTGRQWLAVRANERAAEAIGISAPQVKLSANAVAAFLAGIGGTLTAYQSGFVSASSFASLKSLVLVAMTYLSGIAAPAAALVAGALTEKGLLTVGMDRLDDDASQYQFAVSGLFLMIAAIRFPSGIVGASSRVARRARTRS; encoded by the coding sequence GTGACCACCCTCTTCTCGAACCTCCTGCTCGGGCTCGGCGTCGGCGGGGTGATCGCGGCCCTCGCGATCGGCGTGGTGGTCACCCATCGCGCCAGCAATGTCGTCAACTTCGCGCACGCCGCGATCGGCACCTATCTGGCGCTCGTGTACTACGAGTTCCGGGCCACCGGCGACATCGTCCAACCCCTGCTCCTCCCCTTCGTACCCGCTCGCTTCCACCTGCTCGACCGACCGGTCGTGGTCAGCGCACTGATCGTCACCCTGGTGATCGCCGCGCTCGTGGGCCTCGCCACCTACTGGCTGCTGTTCCGGCCACTGCGGCTGTCACCGCCGTTGGCCCGGGTTGTCGCGTCGCTCGGTCTGATGACCTATCTCATCGGCGTCATGCAGGTGCGCTTCCCCACCAACGGGGCGGTGAGCAATGTGCTCGAGGGACCGTTGCCCAACGATCTCGTCACGTTCGGCAACGTCAGCATCAACGCCGACCGCTATCTCCTCGCCGGCGGCGTCGTCGCCGCCGCCATCGCCATCAGCCTGATGGGGAAGTTCACGAACTTCGGGCTGGCCACCCGTGCCAATGCCGAGAACGAGACCGGTGCGGTCCTGCTCGGGATCCATGCCGACCGCATCAGCGCGTTGAACTGGATGCTCGCCTCGGTGCTGGCCGGCGCGGCGATGATCCTTGCCGCCCCGATCCTCAACAACCTCGACCCGCCGACCACGAGTCTGCTCGTGGTGCCCGCCCTGGGTGCCGCCCTGCTCGGCCGTTTCAGTTCGATCGGCATTGCCGCGGCGGCCGGCATCGGCATCGGCATGCTCATGTCGGAGATCCAGGCCGCACAATCCGAATGGGATGCGCTCAAGGGCATCGGCCTCCAGCAGGGGCTGCCGTTCATCATCGTGCTCATCGCCCTCACGCTGCGCAGCGATCGCACGGTCGGGCGGGGCGACCTCCCGTCGAGTCGACTCCCACCGGCCCCGTCGCCACGACTCACGATGCCCGTCACGCTCGCCTTCGTCATCGCGGGCGTCGTCGGCCTCTTCACCCTCGAGAGCGACTGGCGCAACGCCATCATCCTGACGTCGATCGCCAGCATCATGGCGCTCTCCGTCGTGCTGTTGACCGGGTTCGTCGGCCAGATCTCGCTGGCCACGTTCGCCCTGGCCGGCACGGCCGGATTCACGATGGTGAAGGTCGGTTCGCTGTGGGGACTCGGGTTCCCGTGGGCCCCGCTGCTCGGCACCCTCGCCGCCGTCGCGCTCGGCACCCTCGCCGGACTTCCCGCCATCCGCATCCGTGGGCTCACGCTGGCGATCGCCTCACTGGCGGCGGCCATCGCCATCGAGGAACTGCTGTTCAAGTGGAACTGGCTCAGCGGCGGCCTCGGGGGCGCCCAGGTCGACCCGCCCCGACTTCCCGGCATCGATCTCCAGATCTCGGCCCCCGGCGCCCTCTTTCCTCGCAAGGAGTTCGGGTTCCTCGCCCTCGGGCTCCTGCTCTTCGCCATGTACGTCGTGGTCAACCTCCGACGCAGTCCCACCGGCCGGCAGTGGTTGGCCGTGCGGGCCAACGAGCGAGCGGCCGAGGCCATCGGGATCTCCGCCCCGCAGGTGAAGCTCTCCGCCAACGCCGTCGCCGCGTTCCTCGCCGGTATCGGCGGCACCCTCACCGCCTACCAGAGCGGATTCGTCTCGGCCTCGAGCTTCGCGTCGTTGAAGTCACTCGTGCTCGTCGCCATGACCTACCTGTCGGGCATCGCCGCGCCCGCCGCAGCCCTGGTCGCCGGCGCGCTCACCGAGAAGGGACTGCTCACCGTCGGCATGGATCGGCTCGACGACGACGCATCCCAGTACCAGTTCGCGGTCAGCGGTCTCTTCCTGATGATCGCCGCAATCCGATTCCCGTCGGGCATCGTGGGTGCATCGTCTCGTGTCGCGAGACGGGCGAGGACCCGATCATGA
- a CDS encoding ABC transporter substrate-binding protein, with translation MKRQRLLIVIAVCALIGAACSEPETDAGNDTTTTGEGSTTSADIGSDGSDDGPPDDTAPGEDTPDDTTPAGDGSSIVERLAGEEWFLGTIPALPVAADDALEPIRIGMINQENTPAGSYPELRFAAGAAVTFINTELGGVDGRPLELVPCITDFSVESSQACAQELVLEEVVALVGGIDVLAQGALPVLEQNGLPMVGGIPAGLAEQRSPSSFSFSGGTAGGMAAFMAHAAEQGHEKAFIAYGEFEAFQIAAEDYGARVGEDLGLEVRLHAFPLFGADYTSVLNDAKSFGADAVVINAADAACVPVMEGFRDFGFEGTLYLFGACAADEIIAAAGGVTDGVVFNGEGPPDRGDPEGTVFNLASTEYNEGNAQAAGTVAFRGMMNLYAVLVELGGDQISSEGIIEILESSVDRESFWGHPYTCDGDQVPGLPSLCAPQQALFTFDADNNITFVTDWIDTVALFESAFAE, from the coding sequence GTGAAGCGACAGAGGCTATTGATCGTCATTGCGGTGTGCGCACTGATCGGCGCCGCGTGCAGCGAGCCCGAGACCGATGCAGGCAACGACACCACGACCACCGGTGAGGGGTCGACCACGTCGGCCGACATCGGGTCGGATGGGTCCGACGACGGTCCACCAGACGACACCGCACCGGGCGAGGACACACCGGACGACACGACACCGGCGGGCGACGGCAGCTCCATCGTCGAACGCCTTGCCGGCGAGGAATGGTTCCTCGGCACGATCCCGGCGCTGCCCGTCGCGGCCGACGACGCACTCGAACCGATCCGCATCGGGATGATCAACCAGGAGAACACCCCGGCCGGCTCCTACCCGGAACTGCGCTTCGCCGCGGGCGCCGCCGTGACGTTCATCAACACCGAGCTGGGCGGGGTCGACGGTCGTCCCCTCGAACTCGTCCCCTGCATCACCGACTTCAGTGTCGAGAGCTCCCAGGCCTGCGCGCAGGAGCTCGTCCTCGAGGAGGTCGTCGCCCTCGTCGGCGGCATCGACGTCCTCGCCCAGGGCGCACTCCCGGTGCTCGAACAGAACGGCCTTCCGATGGTCGGCGGCATTCCCGCCGGACTCGCCGAACAGCGCAGCCCCTCGTCCTTCTCGTTCTCCGGCGGCACCGCCGGCGGCATGGCCGCCTTCATGGCCCACGCCGCCGAACAGGGCCACGAGAAGGCGTTCATCGCCTACGGCGAGTTCGAGGCGTTCCAGATCGCGGCCGAAGACTACGGCGCCCGGGTCGGCGAGGATCTCGGTCTCGAGGTCAGGCTCCATGCCTTCCCGCTGTTCGGCGCGGACTACACGAGCGTGCTGAACGACGCGAAGTCCTTCGGCGCCGACGCCGTGGTCATCAACGCGGCCGATGCGGCATGCGTTCCCGTGATGGAGGGCTTCCGTGACTTCGGCTTCGAGGGAACGCTCTACCTCTTCGGCGCCTGCGCGGCCGACGAGATCATCGCCGCAGCGGGCGGCGTCACCGACGGCGTGGTCTTCAACGGCGAAGGACCTCCGGACCGCGGCGACCCCGAGGGCACGGTGTTCAATCTCGCGTCGACCGAATACAACGAGGGCAACGCCCAGGCCGCCGGCACGGTGGCCTTCCGCGGAATGATGAACCTCTACGCCGTGCTCGTCGAGCTCGGCGGTGACCAGATCAGCAGCGAGGGCATCATCGAGATCCTCGAGAGCTCCGTCGACCGCGAGAGCTTCTGGGGTCACCCGTACACGTGCGACGGCGACCAGGTGCCCGGCCTGCCGTCGCTGTGCGCACCGCAGCAGGCGCTGTTCACGTTCGACGCCGACAACAACATCACGTTCGTCACCGACTGGATCGACACCGTGGCGTTGTTCGAGAGCGCCTTCGCCGAATAG
- a CDS encoding carotenoid oxygenase family protein produces the protein MTTTDPQTAEGEARELPWHLRGNFGPIEDELDQADLEVEGVIPEALDGVYMRNGFNPVSGWSDHWFFGDGMIHAVDLREGKASYRNRYVRTPVLEAGTGALSMKPQDSPANTNIVRHAGRYLALEEAHGAYELDADLDTIGHQTFGGQIPGAFTAHPKICPVTGEMLAFGYDVVGPEFLRYHRFDAGGALVQSEPIALPRGVMMHDFNITRNHVIWMDLPVCFDLDAAVNGDAPFGWRPEHGARLGVMPRTGTDADVRWFEIEPGYVFHPVNAHEEGPRIVLTVCRSERAMAGGFDDISAKASLWRWTIDTVTGEVAQEQLDDRKSDFARVDDRRLGLEATFGYTMQLGTTPDNPSMGTEVYKYDLRTGVPEVHDMGAVTGGEPLFVPRTDGGAEDDGWIMLYTYDPEADRSELRIIDAQDFGGDPVARVFTPRRVPYGAHGNWMARG, from the coding sequence ATGACGACGACCGATCCGCAGACCGCCGAGGGCGAGGCCCGTGAGTTGCCGTGGCATCTCCGCGGGAACTTCGGGCCCATCGAGGACGAACTCGATCAGGCCGATCTCGAGGTCGAGGGCGTCATCCCGGAGGCGCTCGACGGCGTCTACATGCGCAACGGGTTCAACCCGGTCTCCGGGTGGAGCGATCACTGGTTCTTCGGCGACGGCATGATCCATGCCGTCGACCTCCGGGAAGGGAAGGCGTCGTACCGGAATCGCTATGTGCGCACGCCCGTGCTCGAGGCCGGCACGGGCGCGTTGTCGATGAAGCCCCAGGACTCGCCGGCCAACACCAACATCGTCCGTCATGCCGGCCGCTACCTCGCGCTCGAGGAGGCGCACGGCGCCTACGAACTCGATGCCGACCTCGACACGATCGGACATCAGACGTTCGGCGGGCAGATCCCGGGAGCGTTCACGGCTCACCCGAAGATCTGCCCGGTCACCGGTGAGATGCTGGCGTTCGGCTACGACGTCGTCGGCCCCGAGTTCCTGCGCTACCACCGCTTCGATGCCGGCGGTGCACTCGTGCAGTCCGAACCGATCGCCCTCCCCCGCGGGGTGATGATGCACGACTTCAACATCACCCGGAACCATGTCATCTGGATGGACCTCCCCGTGTGCTTCGACCTCGATGCGGCCGTGAACGGCGACGCGCCGTTCGGGTGGCGGCCCGAGCACGGAGCCCGCCTCGGCGTGATGCCCCGCACCGGCACCGATGCCGACGTGCGCTGGTTCGAGATCGAGCCGGGCTACGTCTTCCATCCGGTCAACGCCCACGAGGAGGGACCCCGCATCGTGCTCACCGTCTGTCGTTCCGAGCGGGCCATGGCCGGTGGCTTCGACGATATTTCAGCCAAGGCGAGCCTTTGGCGCTGGACGATCGACACTGTCACCGGCGAGGTTGCACAGGAGCAACTCGACGACCGCAAGTCCGACTTCGCCCGGGTCGACGACCGACGGCTCGGACTCGAGGCCACCTTCGGCTACACGATGCAGCTGGGCACGACGCCCGACAATCCGAGCATGGGAACGGAGGTCTACAAGTACGACCTCCGCACCGGTGTGCCCGAGGTACACGACATGGGCGCGGTCACGGGCGGTGAGCCTCTGTTCGTTCCTCGTACCGACGGCGGCGCCGAGGACGACGGCTGGATCATGTTGTACACCTACGACCCCGAGGCCGATCGCAGTGAGCTGCGCATCATCGATGCGCAGGACTTCGGCGGTGACCCGGTCGCCCGGGTGTTCACCCCCCGACGGGTGCCCTACGGCGCCCACGGCAACTGGATGGCTCGCGGCTGA